The Etheostoma spectabile isolate EspeVRDwgs_2016 chromosome 4, UIUC_Espe_1.0, whole genome shotgun sequence sequence tgtttgtgcCGCAGCAAAAGAAAGGACCAGAAGGTAACAAACCAGGGTAGCAAAGATGGTATCCATGGCTATTAAGTCCTGTACTGGGAAACAAGACATGGGCTGAAAATCACCTAaaataaacactgtaaaatCCCTTATTTTAGTAACACTCAGTTTAAAACCTAAAGTCTGTACAATAAACATATAATCATATTCATTACATTAACAAATCTGCAGGAAATGACTTCAGGCACACAAAGCATGACGCACTGATGTGTACGCACTAAGAAACCACATAATTACCTACCAACTCTGATCTGTTGTGGTTACGTTGATGGAAACATTTCTAATCTCTCTCTCATGTGAAAGCTGGATTAAGAGGATTGATCAGGCTCACCTTGTTTTGTTCTTATTAGTGAAAACAGGAACTGGGTTCACTTCACCAGCAGCGAGTCTGCCTCCATGTCACGACTGACTCTACTTCCTATAAACCTGGAACAGCTAGTGTTGATTTGCTGACATACTGGCAGGTGAAAGTGGGCAGGCCTCTTCTTTGTTACCTTCCTCTATTGTTTGTTGTCAAGGGGACACAGGGCACAGTTATTACCTAAaccacaggttttttttttctctctctctctctctctctctctctctctgtgtctctccttTGCTCAGTTCAGATAGATTTTGCAGCGCTGAGTAGCAGAGAATCTGCGATGCATTAACTACTTGGCTTCACTCTCCTGTATTTTctttcacatacatacaaagGTCTTACACTCACTGGAGTAATCTGTGCTCAATTGTATGcttgtgtacttgtgtttttaGTGAAAAGTACGCCGCCTGTTAGTGAACAGGCGCTAAACAAATAATTAGAAACATATGGCCATTGTTCCTTCCATACAGTAATGCTATCATAcatattgtaaaatatcaaaCCGTATTCCAGTGTGCCTGTCTGTGCCAGTATGACATAAAGGACAATGTTCAGGTAGAGAATGTAGAGGTAGCAGCCACTATCAGGGTTAACAATTGCACAAAGGGCAATAAAAGTAATGTTACCACATCGCTGTTAAGCAGGAAATGGGAGCAGCTCAGTCACAGCGGGGGAATGATGTGGTGCCcttgtgttattttaaaagcCATCCTTATTGCTCTGATGAATACAATAAGCTAAAAGGTCCTGGTTTAAAGGATTTTCATGCCACAAAATGTTCTTACaatattcttgttttattttttgctgctGTTCAAGTACCTCAGTAGGGTAGCATTATAAATATGCAAGCTTTGTAATTTAAGTTATAACTTGTAGAGATCGCccaataccttttttttttttttttttttttttttttttttttttttttactgtatcctactatccctgtatggatgcgatatgatttctatctttgttgtcggtctggctcaggttaaactctttgtgaaacatgaacaaacaatgatcgccacagaactttctttttttttttaatccagtttgacagtcagttataatggaaaaaaagaacataaataaactacgttaacgtagattttctttagggctttattacgtagTATCGGATCGGTGTATAAATTCCAGTACTTCCCGttaccgataccagcgttttaggcagtatcaaAGGTAAATAACGGATACCAGTATTGGAACATTTCTAATATCCAATTCAATTTTAGTTATGACAGGCTTTTATCACTAAGTTCTTTCTTATTGTAAAGTCtgaattattttgtattttaatctaAGCAACATGTTTGAAACACATTCATATCAACATAAATAGGCACATACCAGTAATAGTtacaattatttgtttaaaaaaaatgcattgaaaaatgtattgttatagcATCATTAGAGTTTGGTGGCTTTTTCATCATCTTTACTCCTCACGTCAAAGTCTGTGAATGTTGGGTTGTCAGCTTCCATATGAAAGTCTGTTGCAGCCTTTTCTGGGGCTACTGATGCCTGGAGTGGGTTGAGAACAAACTATCAATAAcatgacaaaatatatattatgtaatgTATCATTATTTTGTTACCAATTATTCAACAAAATGATCAGTCGCCTACCTCTGATTTACTACAGCAGCTGAAGCAGAACAGATCACTCCTCTTCACGAACAGATCAGGGTTCATTTTTTCTTGCTTGCATCCACCTTCAAAAATAGATACATATTCCCATAACTGGTTTATGGTAGCTttagatgataataataataataataataataataacatatgtTTAGACCATACAAGCATTGATGTGTCTCAGCAGTAGTACAAGGAAGGAGGTTAGGAAATAATGTCTCACCTGTGATTATGCTCACCAGCAGGCCAGACACCATTGTGGTCAGTGTCCCCAAGAGAGATAAGTAGACGTAGGACAGAGAGTACCAGGAGTCTGCCAGAGGTGGCctcacactgacacacaaagacactgtTTTAGTCATCATCCTACTCTTATTCTCCACACTTCTCTCTGATGATATACTGGATAAAGTTGACACGTGTTGGtgtatttttaatgtcttgCCTTATTTATCAAAGGCCTTTTTATCACTGTTTGTAACCAACACTGAGTGCATTGacttgatttttttaatgacttttttggtcataattctttttcctttttgtcgaTTGCATTCCCATCCATGGATCCATGCACTCCCATCCACCGGTGGTTAAAGGGATGCCAGAAGCGCTCCTGCCACTTCTTTcttttatactgtataaagtATTgttgcaactaacgattatctTTATTATCGATTAATCTGCCAACTATTTTCTCAACTAATAATTTTGGTTTTGTCCAAACAACAATCCAAAATCCACACATATTTAGATCAATGATATAAAGCAGAGAAAATTACCAAAtcatcacattttagaaacttgAACTAGAGATTatctttttattgttatttttaaatagcCTTAATTTATCAATATTGAAAACAGTTGCAGATTTATCAATGATAATCATTCAATGAAATTGTagcagatatactgtacatatacatcTAAAGTGGCTTTGGATTTTCTTATTATGTATTTGGATTTTCACTCTATCACTGTgcaattttattgtatttcagaatttattttaaaatgcatttaaagcCTCTACAAAAAATCTCTTTCCAAAATGTAGTCCAGAAAAGCAGTGGGTGCAGCATATTTGATAAAGTTTAATTAGGTTTATGGATATAGCATTGTAGCATTCATATGGGAGCATTCCCTCTGTGAGCAGTCTTACCTTGATGACAGCAACATCTCTTATTATAAATCTACTCTTTTCTAGTCCTGAATCAGTTTTGTACTTTGGTCTCATATGTTACATTAAAATGCTAATATTCCTATTTACTGTGACCATATGATGTGCTTGAGTGACAGTAGATGGACCCTTGTTTCATGTAGTATTATGACTCACTCTGGCTGTGAGGTCAGAGGACTGGTCCACGGAGCTGATGTTGTGTAGTTTTGGCCCATAGTGTTGTTGCAGCCCGCAGTGCTGACTGGAAGAGGATTTGTCTTTTCAGCTGTTGCTGGGTAAACCTGGCCTCCAATCCCCACCCACAGAGTCAACACAAGACCAATGATCATTCCCGAAAGTCCTCCCTGCAAAATAAATAGGACTGCAATCAAGTACTTTTGGGGATGTGTCACATTTACCAATTCCCTGTGTTGCCAGAGGCTGTGGCTGTGCATGTGAATgttccagtaaaaaaaaaaaaaaaaaaaaaatactcactaTGGAATTTGTTGTGCGGAATAGCATGCCTAAAAGGTAAAGACCAAGGAGAGGTCCGCTGATCATGCCAAATATGGACAGAGCTGCCTGAAAACAGAGAACTGTCAGGAGTCTTGCAGTTCTTTACATTCAGCTCTTGGTGGTACAGTAGAGCAACAAATGGCTGCGGCAGTGTTAGTGCATGGTGTTTACCTGCAAAATGCTTCCCATCAATGAAGCAACTCCAGCCATTCCAATACACAGGGCACCAAAGAATACACCTGGGAGATTAAAATCAGCATTATtgaaacgaaaaaaaaaagaaaggatctcGTCACAACTTTCAAAGTGCAAAGTTTTCAGACATATTTAAATGTCCTCATCAAACTTTAGTAATAGATATAACCGGTATgattaggaaaagaaaatgctttCTGGGCTTAGtgtattttaaaaagacattttgtctTGCTTTTCCAGCTTATCTGCAGGTcttgaaatgttttcagaaaagtaatgaatttggttttaaaaatatatataaatctcTCTCTTGCCTTTTGATAGGGAGTTATTGTGGCGTTTATATCAAAGTTAGACCCATCAGACCAGTAGCACACTGTATCACTACTGTTTGCTACAGTAGCATACTTTCACTGTGCAACAAGGTATTAAATTGCGTTATAGGCTGTGTCCTTAGAAAGGGAGAACTCTGTTTAACCCCTATGATTACGCTGAGCAGGAACATTATGATCTTGTTTAATTACATAAGAGCCTCTCCCTTTTATTTACTCTACCAAAAGAAGTTCATAAAACCTACATGTAGCTGCCCGTGCTGGGTTTTCACACCAACCCACCTGATGAAAAGGCTGTGAATAACTGTAGCGTTAACCACTGTTAACACAGTGCGCCAGTGAAGTCCGCTTGTAACAGAAGCTCTACACAAATAATGATTAATATTTCCGttgaacaaacaactttttcctTGTATGCAGCAATCAAGCTGTCTATTAATTGTTAACACGTCTGATCATGTAGAAACTCATACGGGGGAATCGGGAAACACTTTAAACTAGCTGCTAGGAATAACAAGATAAGATAAGGTTGGTTTTTTTACACAACTTTTTACACAACTTACTCAGGCCCATGTTCATCCAGGTGACCTGTTTCTCTGTGAGGTTTTTGCACACGGGAAGAATAAAGTCTTCCACAGTGACAGCAACGAGAGCATTAATGCTGGAAGATACCGTGctgaaaaaatattcaaatggtAAGCTTTTAGTCACTGGACAGAACAGCAACACTGATGCATATGAATGGCAGATTAGATGAGAGATATGATAAGTTGTAGGTAGCGTGCAGATAGTTATTGCATGCATGTATGAATAAAATGactagaaatgtaaaaaaaaaaaagttcaatcgTCAGTGGAACAATGgacttttttcaaaaagcaACATAAACCAGGTACAGTATTGCCAATGTACCTTATCTACAATATCATTTTTGTGTCAACGCAGCATTATTAACTCGGatttaaaatattacatttctCCTTGTTTGTCGCAGGCCTCACCTAAGGGTACCACTGTATGCAGCAGCCACAAACAAGCCAGGGATTCCAGGGTAGTCTGCTAGAATATCCATCACAAGGTAGGGCAGCAGCTGGTGTGCAAATACACAGCCATTTGAACTGTTAATAATAATGCTTTATTACACAACAAACAGCAagataatgatttaaaaaaaacaatttcagctGCTGCAGTAACCTGGTCCTGGGAGCTTATATCGCCATTTGTAAATGGGTCACAGTTCTTGTAAATGGAGTACATGGTGAGGCCAGAAAACACGGCCAGACTCACGGTTACCCACAAGCCAACCATGTTCACGTACAAAGACCTGAGAGACAAAAGAAGAATTGTCAGTGCGCGAAACTATGGCTCACAGCTAATAATTTGGCGTTCCACTGCTGGAACACTCACATCTTGGCATGTCGTAAGGTTTTGCAGGAGATGTAGCGTTGCACCTGGGACTGGTTGATTGAGTAGATGGACACCCACATGATGCTGCCACCGACTATGATAGTCCAGAAAGTATGACGCTTCAAAGGATCTGGGTCAAAACTGGGATGAAAATCAACATGGGAAAGTGTTAGGGGACATCAACAGTACAAATAGTAATGTGAGATGACACTTTTGAAGCAATGAACGAACATAATCAAAATTCTTGATAGTTGTGTGCAGTGGACCGTCCTTCCTTGTACACAAGAGCAATTAGGAGTCACAGAAAACAATTCTAGGAAAGGTAAtctaatttgtttttctgtggctGCAAACTAATTGATCTAATTCAGTAAGCCCCGCCCATCTGGTGTCATTGAAATGATCTAACAACACTGCTTATGTTCTTACTCAAAAGCCTCTAGTCGGCCTCCGTTGCCGGCGTCTTCCCAAATCTTCGTCAGGCCTCCCTGCAGTACAGCTCCTCTAGCTATAACAGCCACAAAACCGGCCAGCATGGTCACCATCTGCATCACGTCTGTCCAGATCACTGCTTTCAGACCGCCCTGAAACAACAGCCATGATTCAGAGTCAGCTTATCATTCCCAAAGCATACTCTTTGCAAATTTAGTGCTAGTTGAAGCTTACTGTGGTGTTTAAAATGAGTACAATTATATATTATCATGCAGAGAATATCTTTCCCATGCAGATCTGACAGTTGTATTAACCACATACTAAAAAGTGCAATACCCCAATGAACCAGACAGCTTTTATTGAACAGTTTGAAATACATAACATACTTGAACTTGATGATTTCAGTTTGTGTACATTGTTTAACTGTTGTATATTATAATGAATCcaatacaatactttttttaaaattctcaATACCAACCAAAGTGCAGTAGAGGATGCACACCGCTCCTGTAGCCACCAGCACTCCCCATAGATCAAGCCCTGTGACTGAGTAATCACAAAAAAGCTCCATTATGctttcaaaaattaacataATGGGACATAACAGCATGTGCCATTATTAGTAACTTTGTGGCGAAGTCTCAGTGACCTCTTTGAAATGGtgcatttatcaatttttttgtaactttaacCAATTGATGAATTTTTccttaatttaaacaaaaacatcagtaGTATATAAACTCTGTTATCAGGAGAAATCAAATCAACAATTACACAGGTACCTCTGCAAAGATTATAGTGTAGTACAAAGTACTTTTCATTCACAACTGTTGCAAACAGCCCATGTGTAGACTTACTTTGATTTAGTGCAAGAGCTGGAGCATAGATGACCAGACCAGTGTACAGGGCCTGGGGGAAAAAACCCATTAGTTGATTAGGTGAACACAATAAGCATTTGATTAGCATATTAATCTTGGAGTTGGTATCAAGAATCCATTTTACATaaagtcaaaaagaaaaaggacaggTGCTTTTTTTAACCATGGTAATTATGGATGATTGTTCCATTCTTCATgattttgtacttttgtttttttaattatctaaaTACCAAAGGCCATTGAATAATCATTTTTACTTCTAATAAAAGCATGTTCTAGTTACCGTCTGAACGATGTACATAGATGTTCCAATAATCCGAATAGGCTGGCTGAAGCGCATCTCCAAGTACTAGAAATGAAAGATAAACCAGTCAGACTTCATTAAACAGTTGGTTTAGTTTACACATGCACATTGACAAAATaaggtttgttttctttgtttttgttagtcTATTTTTTAACACCAAACTCTGCTCACTTTCTTTCGGAGGACATATGTTCATAGCAGTTGGATTCTGTACAACCTTTGACAGCCATTAACCCCTGATCATTTGAAACAAACACATGTTCCTGACTAGTGGATAAATCATTAGCCACATTAACTTTTAAAAGTCTTTGACTTCTGTTACCTACCGAAAAAACATGCTTGCCTTATTGATCTTGCATTTGACATACATTTTAAGTTATTGCTGCCCCTGTCAGCCCGCCTTTGCACTACTATCATTATTTACAGTCTGTGACATTATCGTACCTCATAGGCGCTAGTGATCCCCAGTCTGTAGAAAAGCGGGACAAAGACCTCAGCGGTGATGGCAGACATGATGGCATAGGAGAAGCCATAGAGCCAGAAAGCAGTTCCAAACCGGTAAGCCTCAGTTGGTGTGCCGATGACTGTGATGCCAGACATAAAGCTGGCTGTGAGCGACATTGCAACTGGCACAGCTGTCATTTGCCGTCCACCCAGCAAGAACTCATTGCTGCTGGTCTCCTTGCGGCCTCGGATGGCCTGGAAAAGACCAACGCCGGCTGACACCAAAATTGTTCCAGCGAACACCACATAATCCCACGCAGAGAAAGTGGCCACTGGGCCACCTGTACCAACCATGGTTTGTTCAGCAGAAGGAGCTTCCTTTTACCAACACTTCTCTCTGAACTGTCGTTAAGAATGCTGAGATTCAGAAGGATTTCTATATTAGGCAATCTTGCTAACATTTAATGGTCTTCCCTCTAGTTTATCCTGAAATTATGCTCAAATTCAGTTGTacataaaccaaaaaaacaaaactcacaCTAAAGACAGCCACAAAAACACTTGTCAGTGCATTTCAGACTTAACTGTAGGACGTATTTACATCAGCTGCACTCATATTAAAAGTTTCCCTTCGAACCTTTAACAGAATAGAAAAATCCAGCGAGTGGGCTTTAGTCCTCGGCTGTTTTTGACTTTGGTAATCCAACTATCAACTAGAACAACAAGATACTACTGCTGCACATCTTCAGCATTTGCCAGGTGTCTGGTCTACTCTGATGTTTTCAGGCAGGCTGTAAAGATTAGTTCGCTTTAGTTAATAATCCATCAAGGACACTAAAATACTGAAGCCCGCCATAATTTCAGTGATtctaaaagtaaataaataaatttattttacttcttttttttactaaccctaaccttttttttaaggtgATGATCCTGTGGTTTGTTCTAATGGCAGAAAAAAGAGTTGTTCTGTTTTCATGATGTCTCCAATCCTTAGGAAGTCAAGAGGCATAGTGACACATCTGTAGCGTGTTTTTATACTCCAGGTTACTCAGTAGTTATGGCTTATCTGAGGAATTTCACGAAGCAGGTTAAACATtttgaccttttaaaaaaagtggcAACTACggtaaaaaaatattgcagataagaaagaaaaagttgttGTAAGCGGTTGGGAGGGACCTAGATGTCGGTACATGGTAGGATATTAAGTGTGATTGTGGTATTAGTGATCTAATGAATGGAGATTATATGGTTGATCTGATTCAAGTCACTCTTGATGAGAACATCAGTTCCAATCAAATCTAAATGCTTGTAAAGGTGAGCTGGGGAGAAGGAATGAGCTGCTCACTGTTTTGTTATGTTATTTGTGAGCATGATTCATATTCACTGATAGATTTACTCCTAAATGACAACACATGACCAGCCACGCCTATAAAGATGAGGCCCTAAATGTACTGAGAAGTACTGGGATTGAAATAAAAGAGTAGAAATTGTCCGATGTATTTATGACATTTATGACACAGTACAGGAAtcccaaaaaaaatgtgttagtaGGAATCCTAttaaactataaataaagtagagagagaaaaatatgacaatgacaataaaaacaaccacATGCTACACAAATATGACCTAATGTATCAGGAAGTTTTGTAGGAGCAACAAGCACTTTTTCTTCAGTTGAACGTACAACATGTCATTTTCTGCCGATCTGTCTCTTAATCCGAAGACTTCGACTTTGTGATGACATTGTGAAGTAGCGTGGGATCATTGGGgttgttttaaccctcatgttgtcctctggtcaaataaacccgttttcctatatcaatgttctttttaactacccaaaataacctgattgattccacacaacgttctttggtaagtacaaatctctactttcattcattttgggctgtctcattcaattttatagcatttgaaaaacaaattgaagtgcttttgaaatagtgttgagcaaaagttgacatattccagtctgattatccatcaacatccattcctttaattttagtttaaataattcttaatttctgcNNNNNNNNNNcaaacattaggtataatttcctataaatgaggtttattgaccatgaattccaaaaatacctgtaaaactaaagttaatgagttagtgttacgtagtgttgaaattgtcaaaaaaaaagacaaacgttccaaaaagtgttgaaaaaagggataaaaacataagaaaaagttaaaaacattgataaaaagcgtcaacaagtgttttttaattttgacgggaagacgacacgaggttAATTAAACAACCACCATTACAATGAAAATGCATCTGTTTAAGGACAAGTTAAAGCTTACCTTaagtaactttttgatattattgaacgtccattacattcaagccatgcccaaatgagttgctacaaagctaattaagactatcagctccacacaacgctctctggatttctcagtatgactatgttcagaagattgtgtcgtctggCGACTTTTGTGCGCAGAAATTAAAGATAATTACCTCCAGTCCATCATTTTTAATCTttcgtgtcctccttggctactagcaactgcgtggatgaggggtgggggtggtgcgcaaTCACAAAAGGCTGTATTTGTGGAAGGGTCGACAGTTTtgctgtcattacttagaattcctaatgggggagacagaaactacgcactattgctttaatgtattaaagttttacatttagttgtgaaagatatataacacaattgTATCATTCTAATGAAATAGCCTGGTTTTGGGTTGCTTTAGTCACTGGTTGTGGCAATGGCAAACGTT is a genomic window containing:
- the slc5a8l gene encoding sodium-coupled monocarboxylate transporter 1; the encoded protein is MVGTGGPVATFSAWDYVVFAGTILVSAGVGLFQAIRGRKETSSNEFLLGGRQMTAVPVAMSLTASFMSGITVIGTPTEAYRFGTAFWLYGFSYAIMSAITAEVFVPLFYRLGITSAYEYLEMRFSQPIRIIGTSMYIVQTALYTGLVIYAPALALNQITGLDLWGVLVATGAVCILYCTLGGLKAVIWTDVMQMVTMLAGFVAVIARGAVLQGGLTKIWEDAGNGGRLEAFDFDPDPLKRHTFWTIIVGGSIMWVSIYSINQSQVQRYISCKTLRHAKMSLYVNMVGLWVTVSLAVFSGLTMYSIYKNCDPFTNGDISSQDQLLPYLVMDILADYPGIPGLFVAAAYSGTLSTVSSSINALVAVTVEDFILPVCKNLTEKQVTWMNMGLSVFFGALCIGMAGVASLMGSILQAALSIFGMISGPLLGLYLLGMLFRTTNSIGGLSGMIIGLVLTLWVGIGGQVYPATAEKTNPLPVSTAGCNNTMGQNYTTSAPWTSPLTSQPDVRPPLADSWYSLSYVYLSLLGTLTTMVSGLLVSIITGGCKQEKMNPDLFVKRSDLFCFSCCSKSEASVAPEKAATDFHMEADNPTFTDFDVRSKDDEKATKL